The DNA window ACAGTGCTTATTGAATAAATAGGTGCAGAAATATATTTCCGGCTACATATTTGCTGTCCTTCTGGAAGCAGCTTACTTTTCGTTGTGCTTTTAGTTTCACTGCTAGTGAACGAAATCGTAAATTGATTGTAACGGGCTCGATGGTTTTTTTCGTCAGTTGTTTTGTAGCTGTCACTTTCTAGAAGATGAACGGTGCACTCGCAACGCGACGCTTCCTGCTACGATGGTTCTCCTCTGCTTCTACGTGGGTGTCATTGGCTTAAGTTTTGTGCATTTCGTGTTGCATTTAGCTGTGTGCGTGTTTGGTTGCTTAGTTTCATGCGATCAGAGCGCATTTGCTCCAATACTGAATACTAAgctaaagttatttttttgtgcCTATTTTTGATATTCAGGAAGCGAACGTGTCTGTATGACCTGCATCAGAAATACAATGGAAAAATGGTACCGTTCGCAGGATACGAAATGCCTGTTCAATATTCTGATCTGAACATCCAAGAATCCTCTCGGCATACGAGGAATCATGTTAGTTTGTTCGACGTTTCCCACATGTTACAAACACACATTACAGGAAAGGATAGGTAGGTTGGTGTTACATTTTTCTCTGAACAAAAGAACTCTTAATTGTGTTTTAGAGTCGCGTTTATTGAGAGCCTTACAACTGCGGATGTTGAAGGTCTGGTTGAGAATAGTGGTACACTTTCGGGTGAGTACTGCcgaatacatttttttttttagaataaatagGTAAATTATAACTTTTGAAGACGTTTCTTTATCTCTTGTATGTCGTCACAATCCCCTGTAACTAATACGTGTTTTCTCAGTGGATTTGTTTCGGTATTCATTACGCTTTACCGCTTCCTTACAAAAGAACCAGACTGTTTGCTTTTCAAACAATGCGTTGtctccaaatttttaaataatctcAAAAAACCATAAGAGTCAATATTTTAGTGTTTACAAACGAGAAGGGAGGGATAAGAGACGACCTTATCGTCACAAAAACCGATCGTGACTACATTTACATGGTTACCAATGCTGGTTGTATCGACAAAGATCTACCTTATCTACAGGTGAAATTGACTTTGGGTCATATCATATAAATGTGCTGAgataaatgtagttggaggggggggggggggcacttAACTGCACCCTCATTTCTGGTAGTAAATAACTTAATCGGGGCCCTAAATCTTTAGCATTGgacttagaggatctatgacatgtaagctaaagttactaagagaaaaaaaagaaagttgagCTTTAAGAAATAAGGGCACAATTGAGTGTTctctccaactacattttccccataTTCCTTGAAATCATGCCTGACGTTCCTTTGATGCATTTTTTGAAGCAGTTCTCACTTTTAGGAAAATGCAGGAAAGTGGAGGTCTAATGGCAAAGATGTTGGGATCGAAATTCTTGATGGAAGGGGATTGGTAGCTGTTCAAGGTTATTTGTATTAATTCTACAGCCACGTGGCTTATCTCCACTGTAAAAAGTCGAGTTTTCATGAGTGAAGCCGGTGATACTGTTTGTTTGTCAGGTCCTGAAATGGTTAAAGTGCTCCAGCCAGAAACGGATATTGATCTCAAGAAGTTAACATTTATGAAGACAGCTGTTGGGAAAGTGTTTGGTATTCCGGATTGCCGAGTAACACGATGCGGTTACACCGGAGAAGATGGCGTTGAAGTAAATTTCATTGaatattctgaaatttttactCTCCAGCTGACTGCTTGATACTTCTTTTAAGATTTCCGTAGATGCTAAAGATGCTGCATCACTTACAGAGAAACTGCTTCAGTCAAAGGTATATTTTTGTCTTATATTTTTGTGGGACAAACTTTTTGGTACAACCTTGGATTCTGCTCGTTTATGCATTTCTAAGAACGGTTCCGTGAAATTAGCTGGATTGGGTGCGCGAGATGCGTTGCGAATGGAGGCTGGACTATGTCTGTACGGCAATGACATCGACGAAAATACCACACCTGCTGAAGCTGGTCTTGCTTTTGTTGTAGGTTCGGTTTTTACTCATGCGTTTTTACCGCTCCTTATCTTGTTATACACAGTATGTAGATAGTTGCTCATGTGCATGCGACTTGTACGCTGCCCAGtagtttgttcatttatttccaaCGGTGAGTACAATGTCAATTTTCAGCCAAGCGTCGTCGCGAAACCCTCGGTTTCCCCGGTGCAGAGAAGGTGGTTGGTCAACTGAAATCTAAATCATGGTTAAAGCAACGAGTTGGGCTTGTCTCAGAACCTGGTCGTGCTCCAAGAGGTaggaagaagcagaaaaaggagtgcttttttttatttgacaaGAATTCTTTCAGCGCACTTACCACTGATCGATCCTCTCGATAAGGGCGCGATCGGATTCGTTACTTCGGGGTGCCCTTCTCCATGTCTTAGTAAGTCGTTGCTTAGAAAAGTTTTCATTCGTCATTTTTCTActcatatttcattttcttttcagatcaAAACATTGCTATAGCCTATGTTGACAAGCCATATGCAAAAGTAGGAACAAAGTTTGTTGTTGACTTCGGCACAAAACAGTCCAAAGTTACGGTGACCAAAATGCCATTTGTGCCTACTAAATATTATACAAAGTCTTCTTGATATCTAGTATTGTTGTTGCCGTTTGTTTTCGTTATTACTCACTTATAACCCGCTAAAATCCACAGATTGCTCAATTCTCGGTGATAGAACCAAGGAATTGTATGTTTGTATATTGTTCTTGAATAACATTCCACATCTCATAAATTACATTATATTGTTAGGAACGTCAGAATAAACTATTGAAAACATTCAGATTACTTCTTTATAAATTGTTTTGAGCATTTGTTGTGTGTAGTTATagatttttgctcattttccGTTATCTAGTAAGGTCAATGTGGGGAAACGGGATCCTAGGTAATGCCTGTTTTCTGAATGGATTGGGAAACATGGGGAAATGGGAAGAGATGGTCTCCTTTGCTTGCTGGTACATCAAGAAGGCCATGTAGTCTACAAGGTCCCTCACATCAGTTGGTAATCCCTGAAAGTAAGGTAGTTTATGCTGTGCATTCAGCTTAGACGAGTTCATGCTCAACTCCCGTACTTCTGTGCTCACCtctttcaacaatttttctttttctggtatgttcctgaaattttcataGTGGAAATGAATATCGTCATTCTTTATGCGAAAATTGTCCCTCCAAGGATTCGATGTGTGTTGTTTGAATTTTGGGTGATCACCATAGCGGTTCGGATGCCAATGGAATTTCTGAATAGAATAGTTGTAATTGTGAGACATGAGGAGATGCGGTTATAATCTCGGATTAAGTTAGGTGCTCATAAGTTGGCATTCAATCTATCCAGTTCACTCTAGATTTACCTTTAGAAGGCTGGGCTATATGTAAATATCCAGCTTTCTCAGCATACAACTTTTCCCACAACCCAGTCAGCAATCTCACAAACTTTCGCGTTCCATCTCATAAAGTGTAGCCACCTCTGTGTTAGACTTGTCCTCGTCTTCCCAGAGCTTAATTCCTCGAGCATGTTGCAAATCGAGGCCAAGTAGTTTTTGCAGATCTTTTTCGtcaatttttcctgaaaatatccGCATCtccttttcgtttctttttgataGCGACAACGAAAAATTTGACCACTGGCTATGACCAGAGTAAATCGATAGATAAATGAGAGGTAGTCGGGAACTTCCACacttttaagatttttctgtttttctgagGCGTTAGCGTTATAAAAGGACGCATGTAGAATCTGTGCACCATAGGTTTATAGTAGATTGGGAGGTTAATACATTGTGTGATTATAGGACCTGAGGTTTTCCTGCAATGTCATATTTCCAGTGAAGCTCCTTTCTACAAAGGAAGTTGCATCATCATTTCGTTGAGCATTCGAGTTGAGAGATATGGTGGTGAATTGATTTCTAATAAACTTCCCATATTTGACTTTTGCGACCGGATGTGCGTCTTTCGAGGAATCATACACATATGTGTACTCCACTGATCTTCCATATGCGTTCGGTATTTCATCTGATGAATCCAAGAGATATTTTGAAGGAGACGCTGAAACATATACACCACGGATGAAGGAGTGAATGAGGGACGGGAAAAGATAAATTCTTATTCTGTCttgtctctctctcttttcccGTTGAGAGTGTACGTAAATCAATTTGAGATTTAAACGACTTTATCCAACCATTGGTAGACAACATTCTCCAAGAGACGGTGATAATATTGTAGGGGAACTTAATTCAGAGATCAAGAATTTGcgatatttcaattttcaaaaagatttcttttgttcaaaGAGAAAACTATGGGCGTGAAGGAAACCGAAAATCTTTTTATAATGGAAATGTAGATGGTTTTGCAAATAaacattttccattatttatctcataagataaaagaaatcaagaaattgtCTTATTAACTCTTACTTTCACCATTTGCAGGAACTATAGTTTTATAACAGGCGGTTGCAAGATATGgatagtttttgaaagaaaaataaacgaaagaatatttaaaatattaccGTATATAACTTGAGAGCACCCTAAGAAGACGAGAACGAAAACTGGTGGCATTGTTATCAAAACTATGACACAATCTGATCTTTATATCTATAAAATGGGTGGACAACTAGAACATTCTGCTTTTTACGCAATCGCAACTTCTTCTTCGcacaattacgaagaaaactCTAACGTATTTATTGTGATTGGCCTATTTATATGTAATTGCCTCGAAATATCCAGTTTATAGTTGCATGCGTACGATTTTTATCGTTGTTATGTACTTTTATTAGTGGCATTATTATTCTTAGAGCACATCAGTAAATTACATCGGTAAATACACGGTAATTCCTTTTTATTCGTTATATTTTGTTCTGTTGATACTAATAGACGATGATGAGAAGGGCGATGTGGAAGAATCAGGAATCGAAGGTATGGTCGACGTTGGTGAAGTTACCGTAGTCGCAAGCGATGGTGTGTGATCTCGTGGCCGTGTGCCATTTCCAGAACCCACACTATCGTTTTGCCATAGATCACGAAAATTTGATGAGGACGATGGAGCTAAGGATGATGAATGCATATGAAATTCAGGAGAGGGTTCAGAATGTGATGCGATGGTTACTTCATCGATTTGCGGTTCTTCGGTAGCATCTTTTAGTATACAGTATGAGCAGCGGTGCGGTCTTGAAGTAGTACGTTCaccttctttctcattttcatacGCTAATGGCCTTCTCTGGTCGACTATCCGTTGGTGGTCGTGGCCTTCGCCGTCAACGCTTAAATCCCTCGGAGGTTCCTctgcttttttcctgaaagtaATTAGTGTGAGGTAATTTGATTTAGTTGGTGCGTGAACATATCAgtttgcttcttttcttttaaaataatttgaataaaagtaattgataatagattttttcccaatttttcgctgattccaatttttttccgttatATTTTGTCTAAAACTTAAGAAATGCAATAGCGCTAAACTTGGAAATCCTAGCTGAGGAAAATTTGGATTTGATTTCAGAATAACTCACTCTTCTAGACTTTCCTCTTTATTCTCACGCCCCACCTCATCCGTagattcatatttatttcgatCCTTCGTTGTGTTATCTTCTGCTGGGTGCAAAGGTGTCGTTGCTCGTGGTTTGACAGACTCAGAAGACCGACCTTCGTCTTCCATACTTGACTTGTTACCAGACCGTTCTTCAACATTATCACGAGGTCCTTTCTCGTGAATTCCATCGTGGACCGGATGTTGTCCATGAGCCATTGATGAGGGATTATTGAGTGCGCTTGTTCTTCTGCTCTCAAGTTCATTGAACTTAGCTGGAGTTTGTTGACTGTCCATAGGAATCCGGCCGGAATTTTCCTCGGAAACCTGCTcctcttttggtttttgtcgTAGAAAATACGCATCGAAGGGACCGTAGTGGACATGTCGTACAGACGGATAAACTGTTCCGGCGTTCTCAGTGGACTCCTCTCTCCTAtccttgtgttttttcttcttgtgctTTTTCCCCAGGGAACGATTTAACTTTGGAGAAGTTTCTTCTCTTGACTCATATTCGTTCTCATATTTCTGTCCAGTATGTGAATTTCTGGGCTTTTCGTCATCTCCTCGTCCCGGATATGGACCACTCAAAGGGGAGAATCGTCCTACAAATCGTCGTTTATGATTTTGCGCACTTGATTGCGGTGAATACATTCCGGCTATCATTTGCATATCTACTCCGACGATTTTTCCATGCACTTTTTGTTCACGAGGGCGTCCAGCTCTCGTTCTATGTCTGCTTTTCGGTCGTTCTTCGCTCGATTGTTTGTTTCTACTCATCTCTCCAGAATCCTCGTAATGTTTCCCAGCCGTATGTTTGAAATCTGAACCATCGCCATGTTCGCTCGTCTCTCGTTCGTTTGGGGAATATGGATGGCGAGGTCGCTGCTCACGTGGCCGTTGATAAACCATTTTATAGTTCGTTTCCTCCGAGGACGTGGTCTGTTTTGGTCGTTTTCGTCTGTGCGGTTGTTCCTCATCGCTGTGGTACCTCCGTTGCGGTGTCGTTTGGTGTTCTTCATCACCAGGCAGCACTAGTGAGCCAGAGTCTTTGCTATCTTCTCCCCACTCAGGCAGTACTTCCGGTGGTGTAGCAGCTGCCTCCGCACTGCCTGATGCATCCGGATACTCCGGCTTCACCAAACTCGACAATTGTTTCATCTTATTCCGGTGTTTCCTCGGGATCAAACCTTCCATGTTTCGTTTGATGTCTCCCGCGAATTCTGGCGGAAAATTGGCCTCGTTATCGGTTTCATCGTGATTTGACGAATCGTCGCGGATATGTTTTTGTCGCACATACGGTCGAGTAGGTTCCTTTTCGTGATCCTTTTTCACATCATTATATGGTTGTCCATGTGCTATACCGAATACCGGTTGAGGAAATTGATCCTCTTCTTGATATGGTGTATGTCTACTGTATGTTGGTAGATGGTCGGACTTGTAAAACcgtcttcctaaaaaaaagttttgaggGGAATAAAGAAGTTCTGTTAGGAATATTTAAAAGATGCTTAGCGTTTAGATTTTTATTAGTATTCTTTACGTTGCCAAATGAAGTAGTATGCATGCtctactttgaaaaatattgcaaaatatttccttttcttgatTTGGCGAACTTTCATGCAATTTTCATCTATAACTCAGAGTATAAACTACGGGTGTTTCACGTCTCTTTGGATAATATCCTCCTGAAAAAGGACCTTTGAAACCTTTGACTATCAATTTAAAGATGAGAAGTGcatagcaaaaaaaggaaacgaaaaagacCAACTAAGTTGTAGAAGTATTACTTAAGGAAATAAGTAGTGAAAAAGTGCCGGATAATCCGCTGACTGCTacaaaattgaatgaaatccaaaaaagggCGACTGACCAGGTATTGACCGCTCTTGAGCTTGAGTTTGGATGAAAGAAGATGTGAGGAGTGCGAGCACGTATTCGCAGCGTAATATCAGCAGTCGCATCGAGTTAATCCTCTGCCTGCTCCGCTTTTGTACGAGAAGAACCGGAGTAGAACCGGCGTCACATTATATGTGGGATCGTTACTAGATAATAGCGTTACGTTACACGTTCGTGTAATACTATAAACGTAAAAGAATGTTCTTATCAGCCCGCTTGTTATAATGCGCGTGAAAGCCACAAAACCAGTGAGATGAGGTGCACCACTAAGTGTCGGATGTGGAATAAACGTACAAGGAGAGTGGTTGTAGTCGGGTGCTACGGTACTTCAGAGAAGTGTTACGGTATTTCATTTTGAGAAGTGTTACGGTAGATCACTTTCTGGCACTTCCTAGACTGCCTCTACGTATGTTTTCTATTTGTCTggcaaaaaggaaatttcgaaGCTATTCGAGGAAAATCCAGTGTTCGTTTTAGTTTTTCATGTTAGGGTGTTTCTATTCCATTCTATTTTGTTTCTATGTTCCATtctatttcattctattttgttCCTATTCCATTCTATTTTGGATCGATGTTTTGACATATTTGACATGTTTTGTGTCatatgtaaacaaataaatatgcatGTTTAAGTgcataaataagtaaataaatcaataaatagtaaataaataaatgagagaACAGGATGAAATATAATGTAGcgagattttaaaaatgatgaaGACGTTGAAGCGCATTCTCTTGGTAATGATAGTGATCAGTTTTGATACTCTCCAgacataatattttttctttaaacttcGATTCTCTGCCTAGAGCTATTTGCTGGGAGTGGCTGTACCACGAAGAATTCTataatgagaaatgaaaaattctattgGGGAtgatttacgttttttttgaaagagttcTTAAGTAGGAGGAGTGGCATTTTCACAGCAGTGCTAGACGATTTCTATGTTCAAAACCATCCTTATGATTAAGGAgtaaaatggagaaaatagaATTAGAAAGGATAATAAATGTGTTTTCCTGGCCACTTGTTGTTAGATGCTGGGCCATGAGTTATCATGTATAGGTCTGCTTCAGGAAAATAATTGAACAATATCCTGCGGCATATTCTTTATTCTATTCCGGATTCTTTGcacatttctttaaaaaaagaccgaAAAAATCGTACTTTACGCGTATGACCCGACCCAACAGTGACCCGACCACATTTTGCCCGTTGACCAAAAATAGCGGGACCAACATCCAATGGGTCACATGTTCGTCTCTAAATATCGATAAAACTCTCGTTGTTGCAGCTGCTTCATGCCCACCTATAAGAATGTGTTATTTTGCTTCAATGCATCTTTTTGAAACTTGTCATTAAAACGGCGAATTCGTTTTTTCGTGGGCTTAAAAGTGTAAGTTGAAAGAGTGATGGATGAGTGACACTTCCCTCTAGAAAAGGAGATCACCATCGGGTCGGGTGAGGTGTCTTGTTGCTAGATTCTTGCGTTGTAGATTCCTGGTACttcccttcactttttcaaggAGAATTGAATCGAAGTTTCTGATGTGTATATTCCTTAGATATTCTCACTTGAGAGCGTTTTGTAGCTGAGCCTATCATGATTTGCTATTATGACAATATAATCATTCATCATCGTACTCATAAACACATGTTCATGTTTACGATCTTATCTGTCGCTTCTTTCACGCTTTCCCACAGTAGTGCACGGTCCGCAATATGAGTGTTCTTTCTCTGCTTTGTTCCTAATGTCTCTTATATCATAAATATAGTTCTTTCTAGGAGATGACGCAGGATATCATCACATGCGACTGGCTTGCCGCACGATTTCTGCTCGAGTTAGCCAACCCGACGGTGGAATCGTCGACATCATCGACGCACGTGATTGGCCTTCTGCTATATGGAAACCTCGTGTCTAGATAGCCTTATCGATCGACCGTTATCGCGCCGAGGTGCTCATCACCGCGACAGCGTATGGCGGCAGTAAACTTGGAAAGGTGCGCATACAGCACAGTGGGGATACAATCTATATTGTTACTGTAAtcatcattgttattattatttcaataatCTTTTGTTTCTGGGTTCTTTTCGAGATCGTGGGAAAATTCTGCAGTAAACATTCGAGGGTTTTCGGATGATGATCCACAATGCTTCTTCAATGAAGTGATTTGTTCGAAATTTATTAGTATAGTTTTTTCAAGTTAAAAGCACAAGCATCTCTTCTGACAGCTCACGTCTTTCAAAAACGTTAATTCCTTGCAAATCGTGATGATTTGATGCGCCATTTCTGCTGAGCACCGATTGAAACGACGAAGTAAAAAGAGAGAACATAACAAAGCGACGAAAGTTTTTGACACTATAGTGTCCTTCCCAGAAGGGTGGCTACTTcagtgcttctttttttgtttaaaaaaagtttctttgcTTTAAATATCTAAAATTTGTTCCATTTGATGCTTAAGGGCAGCACACCCctaatctgacgtggtgagggcaaaagctagagatggagttgtagacaGCGAGatcagggatggttccgctcacctgtCCCTAACCTTCCTAAAAAAGCGACATGGGAagcgctttagttcctacgaggaacgttaggaCGCTTCTCTATGTAAACGTTTTGGTcttctcagcaacctattcatcaatttcacttgaataggtaGTCGTGGAAACTCAGTGGCTTTGGACCGCTGCGCAGcaggatgcggcgcgtgtacgagtggagcgttgcaactgaaatcgtcgtgaaaaacggagtcttccGCGCAATTTTCTAATTACGctaagggagagatgagcggaaccacccctgatccagcaatccacgaccccgtacagaGTTGTTccgtcggaaatccatatcacgccagattggtggggtgatgcctttaagagtcttttttttttgaatggataTCGATCCCACATCAAAGTAGTCTTTTCCATGACTGCCAGTGCGCACCAGTCAAACCCTGTCAGcgctaaaaatttcaaacgtaAATTTAAATGCAGTTATCACcggaagaatttaaaaaaaaccttatatgatttgttcaattttatgACATGAACATAATGAATTTTACAGAAAGAACAAGAGGCACTTACAATCGCTAGTAAGGTAATAATGAATATCGTAACTGATCTATGGTACCCTATTGACAGATCGTATGATTAAAATTCTCAATGAGaactttctcttttgtttttaagcCCTTTGTAAGGCTAGATCCATTTGTTGCATAACAACGGAGAAGATCTCATCGATAGTCCCTTGCGCTTTGATCTGAAGTATAAACGTTCCTTATAGGATAAATACGATAATTTAAGCTTTCTAGCACTTACTCGAATGagtttcttcagtttttcataGTAATCAACAACTGGAGCGGTGGCAGTGGTGAACGTATGCAACCGTTTCTTGATCGTCTCCATGTTGTCATCGACGCGGCCACTGTGAAAAGAAGTTGAGGACATGGATTTAAAGGTGCGTACATTCGGAATTCATAGTTCTACCTCGTCTTTGCACGGTTGAGTAGTCGTTCAACGAGGATATCGTCGGAAACATCGAAGAAAATTACGGATTTTGCTTCTTGAATCTATAAAATAGCGATTTCGCTTGTTTGAGTGTTTATAAATAAGTACGgtcatcaaagaaaaaagggaggaTATCGTACCTCATGTTCGAATTGCTGTCCCTGCTTCACCTCTCTAGGATATCCGTCGATCAAAAAACCTTTACTGCCTTTAGCGACCTCTTTTACCATGGCTTCTTTGATCAGATCCAGAACTACTTCCTTAATACAACTTATTTAAGGATTTTTACCAGTTAGATGTGCTCATTTTTCGAGCACTTGGTAATCTCAcgtaatttattttctcatttgtttaattttcatttgatcTAGTTAGTTTTCTACAAATTAATTGTTGCTTTTTGCTCAGAATCTGAACTCAAATGTAGAGGACTCGCCTACATGTCGTAATATTCCGTTCTGGATTGTTgtctttatttgtattcacTATTTTTGTTAGCTTTGATTTTTGCGTAGTTTTTTACAATACGTAATCAGCTCAGTGCTGACCACAGTCAAAGAATGAGCGagaatttttgtgaattccTGAGCACAtgtaaaaaatcaagaaatttccagactGTATTATCCTATATTTCTATCTCTCAAACAGTTGGTCACGAGCATCCGCGATTTTTGACTTCATGCTAAAGGTCACACTTGAAACACAAGAAATTATCTCTGGTCCCCTTAGAGAATGCTGCAAGTGGCGCTGTCAGCCGTCTTTccaccaacaaaaaaatccacaatttcTAGTATGTTGCAGTGCTCACCAGTGGGACCAATTCTCCTGCTTCCATAATTTTTGAGAGCTGAGCACCTCTAGGAGAGCCGGATTTGACCTGAAAATATCACAACTCCACTCATTTCCAAGATGTATAGTTGTGTTCCTACTTCGTCTCTCAGCAAATCTCCAGAAGAAAGATGCGACAGACCGTATTTGGCGACGATTTTCTCGCATTGCGTTCCCTTTCCAGAACCAGGGCCACCTTAAATTGATAAATATGACAAGGCAATATAAGGAAGAAATTGGGTGcaaatccattttttcaaaactacatACCTACGATAAAGAAGATTGGGACATTTGCCTTCTTTAACGGGGTTAAATCGATGTGTTTCCTTTCCACAGAGAGTGCAGACCTTCAAAGAAATGCCATTTTAATATCGAccactaagttttttttcttttgagaaagaCAAATTAAAATTGAGAACAGACGAAATGGAAGACTTATAAGGCCTAGGGGAAACCAAGATGAGTTAGGGCAAGAACTCAAAGTTTCTTGTTGCTATCcggacaataaataaataataaaagcaaaataaataacagatTATGACTACTGAAGCTGCGAGTgacaaaattgtttttctatgCAAACATAAtctttcttttattgattttggggttcaggaaaaaacattcgaaaaaattaactaaCTTCCCCATTACTTGATCTAGATGCTTCGAAACTACAGCAAATATCTCATCAACTGTTCCTTTGGCTTCGATctgaaaagaagtgaagaaatgcGTAAAACTcttggaggatttttttttaaatgagtaaTGATTTCCACCCttattagtttctttttcttttcgtaataATCAACCACAGGTGCCGTGGCAGTGGTAAAGGTGTGTAGGCGTTTCTTTATCGTCTCCATATTGTCATCGGCACGGCCACTGCAATCCGTGATTGAATTGATCATTGTTAGGTGGTGGCTATAGTCGGCGGTATTTATGTTTACTCGGACTACCGCGACACATCTGCAGCAATTTATGCAGTTTCTTTTCGCGACACATGCTCTCTCTGCCCTTTTTTAACGATTTGCACATCGCAGTTGACTCAGTAAACATAGGTGCCGCGACACATGCTAAAGTACCTGGTCTTTGCTCGATGTAGCAGTCGCTCAACTAAAATGTCCTCTGAGACGTCGAAGAATATCACAGACCTAGCTTCTTGGATCTAAAAGAGAATATTTGACTTGAGAATGATGaagactccaaaaaaaaaagacgtcaaCGAAGTTTGACCTCATTCTCAAACTGCTCTCCTTGTTTCACCTCTCGAGGATAGCCATCGATCAGAAAGCCTTTGCTCCCCTTGGCGACCTCTTTCAACATAGCCTCTTTGATGAGATCCAGCACAACTTCCTAAATTTCAGAAC is part of the Necator americanus strain Aroian chromosome V, whole genome shotgun sequence genome and encodes:
- a CDS encoding hypothetical protein (NECATOR_CHRV.G18477.T2) translates to MRLLILRCEYVLALLTSSFIQTQAQERSIPGRRFYKSDHLPTYSRHTPYQEEDQFPQPVFGIAHGQPYNDVKKDHEKEPTRPYVRQKHIRDDSSNHDETDNEANFPPEFAGDIKRNMEGLIPRKHRNKMKQLSSLVKPEYPDASGSAEAAATPPEVLPEWGEDSKDSGSLVLPGDEEHQTTPQRRYHSDEEQPHRRKRPKQTTSSEETNYKMVYQRPREQRPRHPYSPNERETSEHGDGSDFKHTAGKHYEDSGEMSRNKQSSEERPKSRHRTRAGRPREQKVHGKIVGVDMQMIAGMYSPQSSAQNHKRRFVGRFSPLSGPYPGRGDDEKPRNSHTGQKYENEYESREETSPKLNRSLGKKHKKKKHKDRREESTENAGTVYPSVRHVHYGPFDAYFLRQKPKEEQVSEENSGRIPMDSQQTPAKFNELESRRTSALNNPSSMAHGQHPVHDGIHEKGPRDNVEERSGNKSSMEDEGRSSESVKPRATTPLHPAEDNTTKDRNKYESTDEVGRENKEESLEEKKAEEPPRDLSVDGEGHDHQRIVDQRRPLAYENEKEGERTTSRPHRCSYCILKDATEEPQIDEVTIASHSEPSPEFHMHSSSLAPSSSSNFRDLWQNDSVGSGNGTRPRDHTPSLATTVTSPTSTIPSIPDSSTSPFSSSSISINRTKYNE
- a CDS encoding hypothetical protein (NECATOR_CHRV.G18479.T2), with the protein product MPSVERKHIDLTPLKNAGVPIFFIVGGPGSGKGTQCEKIVAKYGLSHLSSGDLLRDEVKSGSPRGTQLTKIMEAGELVPLEVVLDLIKEAMLKEVAKGSKGFLIDGYPREVKQGEQFENEIQEARSVIFFDVSEDILVERLLHRAKTSGRADDNMETIKKRLHTFTTATAPVVDYYEKKKKLIRIEAKGTVDEIFAVVSKHLDQVMGKSALSVERKHIDLTPLKKANVPIFFIVGGPGSGKGTQCEKIVAKYGLSHLSSGDLLRDEVKSGSPRGAQLSKIMEAGELVPLEVVLDLIKEAMVKEVAKGSKGFLIDGYPREVKQGQQFEHEIQEAKSVIFFDVSDDILVERLLNRAKTSGRVDDNMETIKKRLHTFTTATAPVVDYYEKLKKLIRIKAQGTIDEIFSVVMQQMDLALQRA
- a CDS encoding hypothetical protein (NECATOR_CHRV.G18479.T1) is translated as MYTLLYRMPSVERKHIDLTPLKNAGVPIFFIVGGPGSGKGTQCEKIVAKYGLSHLSSGDLLRDEVKSGSPRGTQLTKIMEAGELVPLEVVLDLIKEAMLKEVAKGSKGFLIDGYPREVKQGEQFENEIQEARSVIFFDVSEDILVERLLHRAKTSGRADDNMETIKKRLHTFTTATAPVVDYYEKKKKLIRIEAKGTVDEIFAVVSKHLDQVMGKSALSVERKHIDLTPLKKANVPIFFIVGGPGSGKGTQCEKIVAKYGLSHLSSGDLLRDEVKSGSPRGAQLSKIMEAGELVPLEVVLDLIKEAMVKEVAKGSKGFLIDGYPREVKQGQQFEHEIQEAKSVIFFDVSDDILVERLLNRAKTSGRVDDNMETIKKRLHTFTTATAPVVDYYEKLKKLIRIKAQGTIDEIFSVVMQQMDLALQRA